A region from the Haemorhous mexicanus isolate bHaeMex1 chromosome 12, bHaeMex1.pri, whole genome shotgun sequence genome encodes:
- the KCNG4 gene encoding potassium voltage-gated channel subfamily G member 4 produces MPILSRGSDQDYSNISYNSCNSLSHFLPICVETPSVKGVHYQRARRIYRPDQVSAVDVKTEIMINVGGIKYLLPWSTLDEFPLTRLSKLKLCSSYEEIIQLCDDYDEDTHEFFFDRNPNAFGMIVSFLAAGKLMLLRDMCALSFQEELRYWGIEESNLENCCFRKLFQKLQELAEIRKEEELRRSKEASCVLDEKTRFGQFMNRLRDMVENPQSGLPGKVFACLSILFVATTAVSLCVSTMPDLRAEEDRGECSQKCYYIFVIETICVAWFSLEFCLRFIQARSKCQFFKGPLNIIDFLAISPYYASLIFSEDDSSEEEDRPSSNTYLEKVGLVLRVLRALRILYVMRLARHSLGLQTLGLTVRKCTREFGLLLLFLCVAVTLFSPLVYLAENESGRVLEFTSIPASYWWAIISMTTVGYGDMVPRSVPGQMVALSSILSGILIMSFPATSIFHTFSHSYSELRKEHERLQSRLSRAKSANRAGESDTFNETDSLILEGQASPIKYIYTGN; encoded by the exons ATGCCTATTCTCTCCAGAGGCAGTGACCAAGACTATAGCAACATTAGCTACAACTCCTGCAATTCCTTGAGCCACTTCCTTCCCATCTGCGTGGAAACCCCTTCTGTCAAGGGGGTCCATTACCAGAGAGCCAGGAGGATTTACCGCCCTGACCAAGTGTCTGCAGTCGATGTGAAGACAGAGATCATGATCAACGTTGGGGGCATCAAGTACCTGCTGCCTTGGAGTACTTTGGACGAGTTTCCCCTGACCAGACTGAGCAAACtgaagctctgcagcagctaCGAAGAAATCATCCAGCTGTGTGACGATTACGACGAGGACACCCACGAATTCTTCTTTGACAGGAACCCCAACGCTTTTGGGATGATTGTCAGCTTCCTAGCAGCAGGGAAGCTGATGCTCTTGAGAGACATGTGTGCCTTGTCtttccaggaggagctgaggtaCTGGGGCATTGAGGAATCCAACCTGGAGAACTGCTGCTTTCGGAAACTCTTCcagaagctgcaggagctggccgAGATCCGCAAAGAAGAGGAGCTCCGGAGGAGCAAGGAAGCTTCGTGTGTCTTGGATGAGAAAACCAGATTTGGGCAGTTCATGAACAGACTCAGAGATATGGTGGAAAATCCCCAGTCAGGACTGCCAGGCAAAGTCTTTGCTTGTCTCTCCATCCTCTTTGTGGCCACCACAGCTGTCAGCCTTTGTGTGAGCACAATGCCAGACTTAAGAGCTGAAGAAGACAGG GGTGAGTGTTCCCAGAAGTGCTATTACATCTTCGTCATCGAGACCATCTGCGTGGCTTGGTTCTCCCTGGAGTTCTGCCTCCGCTTCATCCAGGCCAGGAGCAAGTGTCAGTTCTTCAAAGGACCCCTGAACATCATCGACTTCTTGGCCATCTCCCCTTACTACGCCTCCCTCATCTTCTCCGAGGACGACTCCAGCGAGGAGGAGGACAGGCCGAGCAGCAACACGTACCTGGAGAAGGTGGGCTTGGTGCTACGGGTTTTACGTGCCTTGAGGATCCTGTACGTCATGCGCCTGGCCCGCCACTCCCTGGGCCTGCAGACCCTGGGCCTCACCGTGCGCAAGTGCACGCGGGAGTtcgggctgctgctgctcttcctgtgcGTGGCCGTCACCCTCTTCTCCCCCCTGGTGTACCTGGCTGAGAACGAGTCGGGCAGGGTGCTGGAATTCACCAGCATCCCCGCCTCATACTGGTGGGCCATCATCTCCATGACCACCGTGGGCTACGGGGACATGGTGCCGCGCAGCGTGCCGGGCCAGATGGTGGCTCTGAGCAGCATCCTCAGCGGGATCCTCATCATGTCCTTCCCCGCCACCTCGATATTCCACACCTTCTCCCACTCCTACTCCGAGCTGCGCAAGGAGCACGAGCGGCTGCAGTCGCGGCTGAGCCGAGCCAAGAGCGCCAACCGCGCCGGGGAAAGCGACACCTTCAACGAGACAGACAGCCTGATCCTGGAGGGACAGGCCTCCCCCATCAAGTACATCTACACAGGGAACTGA